The region CACGTTAACTTCTTCCCGCCGTCATAAGCGGGGAGTTTGGGGCTGGATCGCCATCTCGGCCCTGCTTGTTGTCGTTGGCATGGCTGCTGCCCTGGAGATTTTGCTTCACCGCGCCGACCCCATCCTGCGTGGCAGAATCGTCGAGACGCTCAGCACCCGTTTCGATAGCCGTGTCGATCTGGATGGCTTCCACGTGTCCGTCCTCAAAGGGCTTGAGGTCTCCGGCGATGGCCTGCGCATCTTCCCTCCCGACGATGTGGTTGCTGCCGGGGCGACGGAGCCGCTTATCGCGCTCAAACATTTCTCGTTCCATGCCAATGTCCTGGGCCTGTTTCAGAAGCCGATGCACGTCGGGACGGTGAAGGTCGAGGGCATGACGATCAGCGTTCCGCCAAAGGAGGCGCGACGTCAGGCGCCAAAGAGCGATCGCCATATCGGTAAGATCAAGATCGTCGTCGATCAGATCGAATGCGATGATTCCAGGCTCATCATCGGGACCGCCAAGCCCGACAAGGAGCCCAAGGAGTTTTACCTGCGCCATATCGTGATGCACAACGTAGGGCCGAATAGTCCGTGGCGATATGACGCTACTCTTGTCAATGCCATCCCCACGGGAGAAATTCATGCGGTCGGGACGTTCGGGCCGTGGGTGAATGAGAGCCCCGGCGATTCCTCGGTAACGGGCAAGTACACCTTCGAGCATGCGGACCTGAATACCATCAAGGGAATTGCCGGAATTCTCTCATCGACCGGAGAGTTTACCGGACAGCTGAATCGGATTGTCGTCGATGGAACGACGGACGTTCCTGACTTCTCGCTCGATACCGCGAACCATCCCGTCCCGCTCTATACAAAGTTTCATGCCATCGTCGACGGCACCAGCGGAGACACCTATCTGCAGCCGGTCGACGCAAAGCTGGCCGAGTCCGAATTCACCTGCAAGGGCGAGGTGATCAATATCAAAGGCAAAGGTCACCAGATCAATCTGGATGTCATCGTTCCAAACGGAAAGATTCAGAACTTCCTCGATCTTGCGGTAAAGCAGCAGCCCGCGATCATGACAGGCCGTTTGAACATGAAGACGAAACTCTCCATTCGGCCTGGAGACGACAGTGTCACTCAAAAGCTCGGACTGAATGGACAGTTCACGCTCCGATCCATTCACTTCGTCAATCCGGAGTGGCAGGACAAAGTCGACATGCTAAGCCTTCGCGCTCAGGGAAAGGCGAAACAGGCCAAGCCAGGTGCGGAAGACGTTCATTCGCGTATGGTGGGCAACTTCCGCATGGGCGCAGGTAGGCTGCGATTTAGCCGTCTGGATTACGATCTACCCGGTGCCGACATCAATCTCGCAGGAGTCTATTCCCTCGATGGCAACGAACTGGACTTCAGCGGCAAGGTCCGCACCAAGGCTGCACTTTCCAATATGGTGGCCACGTGGTGGAAGTCATGGCTGCTGAAGCCGGTGGATCCTTTCTTCCGCAAGCACGGCGCCGGAGCCGAGATCCCCATCAAGATCAGCGGCTCGAAGGGCTCACCCAAATTCGGACTCGATCTCCATCACAAAGACAACGAGAAAGGGAACTGATCCGCCATTAGAACCGTCATTCTGAGGCGCAGCCGGAGAATCCCTGTATTTCGCCTGTACGGCCCGCAGACCTTCATCGCAGACAACAGAACCTGATCTTGCGGTTCGAGGTCGTAAGAATCCGGAATTAATGGACCGTCTTCATCCGCCGCGACATAAAGTCCATCAGAAGATAATTTCCAAGAGTCTGCGGAGTCGTGAAATACGCCTTGCCGCGGCACATCGCGCTGACCTTCTGGACAAACTGCATCAGGATGAAATCGTTGGCCAGCATAAACGTATTGATCATGATGCCCGAGCGCTTGCACCGGGAGACCTCTTCGAGCGTCTCTTCGATCACCAGCGGATCCAGCCCAAACGCATTCTTATAAATGCGCCCGTCTGGCAGTGATAGTGCCGATGGTTTACCGTCCGTGATCATGACGATCTGCTTCATGTCCTTGTTCTGCCTGGCCAGAATGCGCTGAGCCAGCCGCAGCCCATCCCGCGTGTTGGTATAGTGCGGCCCAACCTTGACGCGCGACAATTGTGAGACCGGAATCTCCTCGGCAGTGTCATGAAACAGAACAAGGTTCAGCGTGTCGCCGGGAAACTGCGTTCGGATCAGGTGTGAGAGCGCCATCGCCACTCGCTTGGCGGGTGTAAAACGGTCCTCGCCGTACAGAATCATCGAGTGCGAGCAGTCCAGCAGCACGACGGTAGCGCACGAAGACTGGTAGTCCGACTGGTGTACCTGCAGATCGGAGTACTCAATATTCAGAGGCCGGTGCTCCTCCCCCTCTACCGCTGTTCCGATCCCCTCGCGCGCAAAGACGCTTGAGAACGTCGCCGTGACATCCAGGTTCAGCGTGTCGCCAAACTCATACAGCTTCGACGATCCGTTGATCTCCACGCCTGCAGCCTCGTGCCGTGTGTCGTGACGCCCGAACTGCGACTTTCCCAACGGGCCCAGCAGGTCGCGCAGAGCCTTGTAGCCGAGAAAA is a window of Edaphobacter sp. 12200R-103 DNA encoding:
- a CDS encoding AsmA-like C-terminal region-containing protein, with product MDDSKQHTNSTLTSSRRHKRGVWGWIAISALLVVVGMAAALEILLHRADPILRGRIVETLSTRFDSRVDLDGFHVSVLKGLEVSGDGLRIFPPDDVVAAGATEPLIALKHFSFHANVLGLFQKPMHVGTVKVEGMTISVPPKEARRQAPKSDRHIGKIKIVVDQIECDDSRLIIGTAKPDKEPKEFYLRHIVMHNVGPNSPWRYDATLVNAIPTGEIHAVGTFGPWVNESPGDSSVTGKYTFEHADLNTIKGIAGILSSTGEFTGQLNRIVVDGTTDVPDFSLDTANHPVPLYTKFHAIVDGTSGDTYLQPVDAKLAESEFTCKGEVINIKGKGHQINLDVIVPNGKIQNFLDLAVKQQPAIMTGRLNMKTKLSIRPGDDSVTQKLGLNGQFTLRSIHFVNPEWQDKVDMLSLRAQGKAKQAKPGAEDVHSRMVGNFRMGAGRLRFSRLDYDLPGADINLAGVYSLDGNELDFSGKVRTKAALSNMVATWWKSWLLKPVDPFFRKHGAGAEIPIKISGSKGSPKFGLDLHHKDNEKGN
- a CDS encoding VWA domain-containing protein, whose protein sequence is MKRVRYTKFTGDLSSSFDLEDLMQALSDFLLDSGFNDPYSNFREFNDQTMESLRDAVRQALESGELFDEEAQEKFETLSEDQVEELVDKIIQKMQDQNFINAESPEQGQGDFGQADENARFEVTDKGMDFLGYKALRDLLGPLGKSQFGRHDTRHEAAGVEINGSSKLYEFGDTLNLDVTATFSSVFAREGIGTAVEGEEHRPLNIEYSDLQVHQSDYQSSCATVVLLDCSHSMILYGEDRFTPAKRVAMALSHLIRTQFPGDTLNLVLFHDTAEEIPVSQLSRVKVGPHYTNTRDGLRLAQRILARQNKDMKQIVMITDGKPSALSLPDGRIYKNAFGLDPLVIEETLEEVSRCKRSGIMINTFMLANDFILMQFVQKVSAMCRGKAYFTTPQTLGNYLLMDFMSRRMKTVH